In Natranaerobius thermophilus JW/NM-WN-LF, the genomic stretch TCCTTTCTTCAGTCGTTTAATTTGTCGATCACTGAGGTTCAAAGCTCGTGCTGCATCTCTAATGGTTAAGTAGCCATCAATTGTTTGATTGATAATATTTAGTTTTTTAATTTCTTCTTGGGTCATTTGATATGTCACCTTTTTAGTCATAGTGACATTTTCACAGAACATTCTAGGGGTGACAATATCACAGAACAATTACATTCATGATTTCTTCTAGTTGATTTTTTTGCTCGGAATTTGGTACACTACTCAACGTAGGGTATCCTCCTTTCTAGCCGTAAAAACGGCTTGGGTTTTTTCTCCAAATTCCGAGGATACCCTACTTTTTTTGTTTTAGTCAACCTTTACACAAAATATTGTACGTCATCCCTTAATAAAAGCCGTCATTTTCAAAATAGAAAAAGTCAGTAATATAGATAATGACTTAAATATAGTTATAGACCCTGGTAAAAGTATCGGTTCAATAATAGACAGATCTTCGAACCTATCGATAGTAAATCGAGACCAGCTCTGGTTTGTTGAAGAATCACATTATATAGGATCAAATGAGTTGTTTAAAAAGATTGCAAAACTTAGACAGGCTGAACTTAAGTCAGTTGGTGAAACGCAAACCAAACAAGCGGCAAATCTTAATGAGTTTATCAAAATATTAGGTTAGTTTATAAACTTTATTGCACCTGCCCAGCTGGGGTGGGTGCTATTTTAATGTTAAAGGAGGACGATTAAATGATTACTAAATTTGACGGTATGGAAATACTTAACAGACCAATCATAGAGATCGAAGAAAAAGTTAAAGAGATGTATGAAGATAGAAAAAATAGAGATACTCATCCAGAAGGTGAATTTGATAGTAAACAAAGGTGGACTCCTGATGAGCATAGTGAAGAAGCCATTTGCTGCTACTCCATTAGAACCCCATCGGCTAGTTGGCCATTTTCACTAATCAAACATTGCAGGAGCAAAAAGCATCTGAAACATCTAGCATCTGAAACTTTAGTTAAAGCTTCAATAATAAAGATAGAAAGAATGGAAAATATTCAAGATAGACTAGAAATTGTAAAAGATTTAGATAATAGGATATGCAGAATTTATGACCTACAAAAAGAAGAACTAGTTTTAACTGAAAACCATACAAACCTTATTCAAAACTGGCATAAAGCCCAATTAGATGAATTGTTTTTTGAACAATCTGATAAAAGAATCCAAGAATTAGATAGTCAGCACGGTGAGAATAATATTGCAAATATTAAGGACCTTGTACAGATGATAGAGACTGCTGTTAACAGTGACCCGTAAAACTACTATGACTTCATATTGTTAGCTCCCTCAAGAGATTTGAGGGGGCGTTTTTTTATGTTTAAAAATCACACCTCCATTACATACCCGTTCGCTTTTTGCGATCGGGATTTATTACTTTACAGGAGGTGTTAAAATGCAACAAAACGTAAATCTTCAAAAGTTTTTTAAGCTGTTTCATGAAAAGGACATCATTTTTCAGCTAGTTTCGACAGGGGGCACTCAAAAACAAGATAACCCCCAATTAAGACTAAATGACCTGTCAGAACTAAATCAGTTTGTAGAAAAGCTAGAAGCAAGAGCAGATCAAGGTTACAAAGTTTATTTCATCACAAATCCAGGTGGGACTAAGAACGATGATATCTTTGGAGTTAATGCACAGTTTATCGACATTGATTTTCATGAGTTTGAAGATGCAACTCAAAAAGAACAGAAGAAAAATGAAACAGTTAAGATGTTGAAAGAACTAAAGCTAAAACCTACAGCTATTGTAATGACCCCCAATGGAGTTCATGCTTACTGGCATTTAAAAGAAGAAGAAAGTAAAAGACATAAGGTGCTTGAAAGATTTATTGATACCCAAAAGATGATGGCTGAATACTTCGGGAGTTGTACAGGGGTAACTAATAGGCTGGGACAAGCTATGAGAGTCCCTAGCCCTAAGTTTGGTGGAAAAATTGTAGAAATCAATCCTGATCAGCTCTACACCCAAGAAGAAATTCGTTCGTCGTTTTACGCTGAAACTGAAAAGCCAAAAGCAAGAAATCAGCAAAATACTGGACAAATAGAACGAGTTAACAACAAGATCAAAATTTATAATATATCAGACTTTTTTGAAGTAGCAAAACAACAGGATATAAGAAAGTACTTAAAAACCAATGTACTACTGAATAAGAGTTTCAATTGTTTTTATCATCACGATAATAATCCATCCGCTGTTATTTCTAAGAAGAATGGGAGATACCAATATTTTTGCAATTCTTCCAATTGTAGAGCATATAATGGTAGATCAGGACTTACAATTATTGATTTATTACAGTTAGACGGAATGACAAAATGGCAAGATATAATTTCTCAAATAACTAATACGTTTAACATAGAACTGGTTTCTACGAAATGGATGGAGGGACAGAAAAATAAGTATATAGCAAACTTGACTTTCTTAAAAGATGAACTTGAAGAAATGAAAAGTACTGATATATTGACAAGATATGGAATTATCATACTTGAGAAACTTCTTAATATTGGACTTACTAAAATAACTCCAGAATTACATGATGAAAATGGAGAAGCTGTATTTTTTACTTCTAATAGATACTTATCAAGGGAAAAAAATAAGCCTATAGAAAAAGTAAATGCTTATCTTAACCTTTTTTGCATGTTGGGTCTACTTAACAAAGTGGATCCGCCTAAGAACCATAAGGTCACTCAAGAATCTTTAAAACGAGCTAGAGAAAATAACAGGAGAGTTATCAATTTTTACAGTGTCCCAAATTACTATGAGATTAAAAACCAGATTGAAAACAGAGCTTTTGATTTAAGGAAACAAGGCTTCTCCATAAATACTGTAAGTCAAGTGTACGTGAAAAATTATGATGAAGAACTTGCTAAAAAAGTTTACCATTCAAATGAAAACATCAGTGAGTTTGGTATTAAAGTAAGAGAAAAAATATTAGAAAAAGCAGAGTCACAGATATACCATTATGGATATACTCATGACAAACTATTGGCAGGGCTTAAAGTATCAGGTAGAAGAATTAAAAAAGAACGACTGAAGCAAGAGTTTAAGAAAGTTATCCCTATTCTTATTGATAAAGGGTATATCTTAAAACCTGCTAATAATAAATTGAAGAGCAAATTTAATATAAAATCAAAGGGTTATCCTAAAATATTATTAAAACCTGAAGATCATGAGCTGTAATTATAATGGACACTAAATAGAAATTTTATTCTTCTTAAAAGCCGTCATATCAGTTAATTTAGTTATATTGTAAAAAGGGTGGAACAATAAGCTATATATAATAATACTAAAGCCTATTGTTCCACCCTTTTCATTATTGTTAGAAATATCCCACGGTTATAGGTTTTGTAAGCTTTAAAAAGTAAATAATATGTCCAATGCTAGGTAGAATTATTGAAATTCATCACCATCAAAATAATTATCTCCAAACTCTACATCAGATTCTATAACTTCACCTTTAATATGCTTAACATTAGCTTTTTCCAAGAAATCCATCCTAATCGATAATCCATCTTCGTAATCAAAGCCAAGTCCAGCCATGTTTTCTAAGAATATAGCTATAAGTTCAATAGAACCGAATTCTAAAAGGTCGGTCTCACTGATTTCTATTCCAAGGTAAGCCTCCCAGGGTACATGTTCCAGAACAAATTCTTTCTTAATATTAAGCTTGTCCTTAGGCGAATGATATTCATTTACCCCAAAATCGTAAATTATACCTTCGTCTGTCTCAATTTTTTCAATATCCGTGATGAGATTGACTAGCAGAGGTTTTAGGTTGAGTATTTGATTCATGAGTTTTCTGTAATTGCCTTTTTCGACATTTTCTTTTTCGTGTGGAAAAAGTTCGACGATTTTATCTTCTATTTCTGCCACAAAATTCACATTTTGCTTAAATAAATCCTTGAAAAGCAAAGAACTCACCTCTTCTTTCTATATCTGATAATCAGATTTTTACCACATTTTTTAATAGAACACAAGGGGGCTAATAATAATTAGTACTACGTTCATTAGATTTAAAAGATAAAGAAGCTAATACATTGATATTAAAGAAGTGGGTAATACATTATAAGGGTATATAAATCTACCTGATAGTAACCAGATGAAAACCCTGCTACGAAAGTTTTTACAGGACTTATAGTAAGGGTGCGTTTATGATGTGTAGGACCTTGCAGAAACTTAATATAAGTATACTTCTTCAAAATAACTTCTAACAAGATGATCTAAAAACCAATGGTGTTGTAACACTAAGGGTCATAAATCTATCCCAAGTAAAATTGCCATAAATCTTGACATAACAGGAACTAGAAGTCACAAGATATGGGTCGGTTAAGAATGTTATTGGCTCAATAACATATCATAATATATTTTTGGAGGTGATATGTCTCCCAAAAAATTTAGCACTCGAAAGCGGTGTGATTTTAATCGAATATCTCTTTAAGCGTACTCCTGATTACCAGGAGTATTTTTATTTTAAAAACTTTTTAAGGGGGCTGATAATCATGTTGTTTAATTTGGATGAAAATAGTAAAAGGATCCTTGAAGTACTAGAAGAAGAAGGGATAACTTATACGGATGTGATTACATTTCAGTTCTTTATTTTGCACTTTGAACTAGAACTGAGAAATGACACTTCCAAAACAGTTCAAATGATTGAAAGTTTAGTAAAGCTTCCCAAAAATAAAAAAGATAAACTTTATAAAAACGATGAAGACGCATTTAAATGGACTATTAAAAAATTAGCAAAAAGATACTATAAGCAATCAGAATTAAGAAATGATGCAAATATAGCGGAGTTGTTAAAAGAAAGTATTATATTTTCATTCATGCAAGATGTAGAGAGCTTATATTTAGACTCAGAATCATCAATGGGACAATATATGAAGGATAAAAACTACTTCCAATTACTAAACTTCTATTTAATAATTCAGGTAGTTACTAATCATCCTGAACTCCACGAAAATCAAATACAAAGATTTTTTAAAAATGAATTTGATCCCATAAAACCCCATTTAAATTTTGTTAAGAATATAAAAGAGCAAGGGAAATTTGATATCCTTTCTGTTTTAATACAAGATGGAATTCTTAATCATGGAACGGTGCTCTACTATTTTAATAAGACAGGTGAAGACAAAATTGAAGCTATTATATCGGCAAATGATTACAAAGAAATTGATACCAAGTATATGAAACAACTAGAGGAAGAAACCTTACAAAACTGGTCCCAAAAAGAAGAAGAAAGAAAAGAATATAGCAAAACTGTAGACAAGCTCCAATCAGAGTTAGCCGAAAAAGAAAAAAGAATCAAAGAACTAGAGCGTGAGTTGGAGAAATATAAGAAACAGCAAAGTTCTAATAATTTTTCGGGTAGTAAAGTGCTGGTGATAGGAGATACTCAGAGAAAAGACGGCTACAAAAATATCATTGAAATTTATAATGGTGAATTTATTTTTTTAGATGGTAATGATGATCATCATCTAGTTAAAGAAAAAGCCCAAGCAACTGATGTGATTTTTCATGTGACAGATTATGGCTCTCACAGTGTACACTTCCAGTTGAAGAAGTTTAAGAAAGTTGTCTTTGTGAATAATGCAGGGCTTGACTCGCTTAGATACGCTGTAGAAGATTACCTTGGGTATGATTGCAAAAATTGTAGTCGTTCAGCTGGAAACAACTAAATTTTGATAAGATGTATGCTTAAAAATCTTGAGCTAAAAATTTTTCATCAGACGTGGGATTTACCACGTCTGATGAAATTTATAAAAATCTCTTATAAAAGGGGAGAGTTTTCAGTTTAAAGAATTAATTCTATTTTATTGCTATCTTATTAATACCAGGGCATGGTAGGTGGATAATACTCAAGAAATCCTTGAAAAAAATCCTGGCAAGGATTATATTGTTGATCCACAGGTTGTCTGTGTGATTCGGTAATAGGTGGTGACGTTTCATCAATATCATTTCTATATACGTTTTGTACATATTGTTTTTGTGGTTTTGGTTTTCTTGTATTTTGTTTTTTTGGCGTTTCTTTCTGTTTGGCTCTTTCTTGTTGTTGGTTTTCTTTTATAAGCAA encodes the following:
- a CDS encoding DUF6557 family protein; translated protein: MLFKDLFKQNVNFVAEIEDKIVELFPHEKENVEKGNYRKLMNQILNLKPLLVNLITDIEKIETDEGIIYDFGVNEYHSPKDKLNIKKEFVLEHVPWEAYLGIEISETDLLEFGSIELIAIFLENMAGLGFDYEDGLSIRMDFLEKANVKHIKGEVIESDVEFGDNYFDGDEFQ
- a CDS encoding DUF2325 domain-containing protein → MLFNLDENSKRILEVLEEEGITYTDVITFQFFILHFELELRNDTSKTVQMIESLVKLPKNKKDKLYKNDEDAFKWTIKKLAKRYYKQSELRNDANIAELLKESIIFSFMQDVESLYLDSESSMGQYMKDKNYFQLLNFYLIIQVVTNHPELHENQIQRFFKNEFDPIKPHLNFVKNIKEQGKFDILSVLIQDGILNHGTVLYYFNKTGEDKIEAIISANDYKEIDTKYMKQLEEETLQNWSQKEEERKEYSKTVDKLQSELAEKEKRIKELERELEKYKKQQSSNNFSGSKVLVIGDTQRKDGYKNIIEIYNGEFIFLDGNDDHHLVKEKAQATDVIFHVTDYGSHSVHFQLKKFKKVVFVNNAGLDSLRYAVEDYLGYDCKNCSRSAGNN